One genomic segment of Micromonospora sp. WMMC415 includes these proteins:
- the glgX gene encoding glycogen debranching protein GlgX yields MQVWPGERYPLGATYDGMGTNFAIFSEVAEKVELCLFDEWDIGTERRVELREVDAYVWHAYVPGIEPGQRYGYRVHGPYDPANGLRCNPHKLLIDPYAKAIDGDVEWNPAVYDYELGDPDTRNDTDSAPFMPKSVVVNPYFDWGNDKPPRTPYHHSVVYEAHVRGLTMRHPDVPEELRGTYAGIASPPMIEHLRKLGVTAIELMPVHQFVHDHRLADLSLRNYWGYNTIGFFAPHHGYSALGRLGQQVQEFRGMVKALHAAGIEVILDVVYNHTAEGNHLGPTLSFKGVDNASYYRLSEEDRRYYVDYTGTGNSLNVRSPHSLQLIMDSLRYWVTEMHVDGFRFDLAATLAREFYEVDRLSTFFEVVQQDPVVSQVKLIAEPWDVGPGGYQVGQFPPVWTEWNGKYRDTVRDFWRGEPATIAEFASRISGSADLYQDDGRRPFHSINFVTCHDGFTLNDLVSYNDKHNEANGEENRDGESHNRSWNCGVEGETDDPGILGLRARQKRNFLATLMLSQGVPMIGHGDELGRTQRGNNNAYCQDSELAWIDWEHADTALLDFTRRLVEFRRRHQVFRRRRFFTGLPVRSRLVDEPLPDLAWYTPDGREMTGEDWGNDFGRSVALFVNGEGIRERGQYGQRHVDSSFLLCFNAHDAPLDFTMPPAEFGQRWELVISTAEPEPEKTTTVEAGDALTVPDRSLVVLERTI; encoded by the coding sequence ATGCAGGTCTGGCCGGGTGAGCGTTACCCCCTCGGGGCCACCTACGACGGGATGGGCACCAACTTCGCGATCTTCTCCGAGGTGGCGGAGAAGGTTGAGCTCTGCCTCTTCGACGAGTGGGACATCGGCACCGAACGCCGGGTCGAGCTGCGCGAGGTCGACGCGTACGTGTGGCACGCGTACGTGCCGGGGATCGAGCCGGGCCAGCGGTACGGCTACCGCGTCCACGGCCCGTACGACCCGGCGAACGGGCTGCGCTGCAACCCGCACAAGCTGCTGATCGACCCGTACGCGAAGGCGATCGACGGCGACGTCGAGTGGAACCCGGCGGTGTACGACTACGAGCTGGGCGACCCGGACACCCGCAACGACACCGACTCGGCGCCGTTCATGCCGAAGTCGGTGGTGGTGAACCCGTACTTCGACTGGGGCAACGACAAGCCGCCGCGCACCCCGTACCACCATTCGGTGGTCTACGAGGCGCATGTGCGCGGCCTGACGATGCGCCACCCGGACGTCCCGGAGGAGCTGCGCGGCACGTACGCGGGCATCGCCTCCCCGCCGATGATCGAGCACCTGCGGAAGCTCGGGGTGACCGCGATCGAGTTGATGCCGGTGCACCAGTTCGTGCACGACCACCGCCTGGCCGACCTGAGCCTGCGCAACTACTGGGGTTACAACACGATCGGCTTCTTCGCCCCGCACCACGGCTACTCGGCGCTGGGCCGCCTCGGCCAGCAGGTGCAGGAGTTCCGCGGCATGGTGAAGGCGCTGCACGCCGCCGGCATCGAGGTCATCCTCGACGTCGTCTACAACCACACCGCCGAGGGCAACCACCTCGGGCCCACGCTGAGCTTCAAGGGCGTCGACAACGCCAGCTACTACCGCCTGTCCGAGGAGGACCGGCGGTACTACGTCGACTACACCGGCACCGGCAACAGCCTCAACGTCCGCAGCCCGCACTCGCTCCAACTGATCATGGATTCGCTCCGGTACTGGGTGACCGAGATGCACGTCGACGGCTTCCGGTTCGACCTGGCCGCCACCCTGGCCCGCGAGTTCTACGAGGTCGACCGCCTGTCCACCTTCTTCGAGGTGGTGCAGCAGGACCCGGTGGTCAGCCAGGTGAAGCTGATCGCCGAGCCGTGGGACGTCGGGCCGGGCGGCTACCAGGTCGGCCAGTTCCCGCCGGTGTGGACGGAGTGGAACGGCAAGTACCGGGACACCGTCCGCGACTTCTGGCGCGGCGAGCCGGCCACCATCGCCGAGTTCGCCTCCCGCATCTCCGGCTCCGCCGACCTCTACCAGGACGACGGGCGCCGCCCGTTCCACAGCATCAACTTCGTCACCTGCCACGACGGGTTCACCCTCAACGACCTGGTGTCGTACAACGACAAGCACAACGAGGCCAACGGCGAGGAGAACCGGGACGGCGAGAGCCACAACCGCTCCTGGAACTGCGGCGTCGAGGGCGAGACCGACGACCCGGGAATCCTCGGCCTACGCGCGCGCCAAAAACGCAACTTCCTCGCCACCCTCATGCTCTCGCAGGGCGTGCCGATGATCGGCCACGGCGACGAGCTGGGCCGCACCCAGCGGGGCAACAACAACGCGTACTGCCAGGACAGCGAGCTGGCCTGGATCGACTGGGAGCACGCCGACACCGCCCTGCTGGACTTCACGAGGAGACTGGTCGAGTTCCGCCGCCGGCACCAGGTGTTCCGCCGCCGCCGCTTCTTCACCGGCCTGCCGGTGCGTTCCCGGCTGGTCGACGAGCCGCTGCCCGACCTGGCCTGGTACACCCCCGACGGCCGGGAGATGACCGGCGAGGACTGGGGCAACGACTTCGGCCGGTCGGTTGCGCTGTTCGTCAACGGCGAGGGCATCCGCGAGCGCGGCCAGTACGGCCAGCGGCACGTCGACAGCTCGTTCCTGCTCTGCTTCAACGCCCACGACGCGCCGCTGGACTTCACCATGCCGCCCGCCGAGTTCGGCCAGCGGTGGGAGCTGGTGATCAGCACCGCGGAGCCGGAACCGGAGAAGACGACGACGGTCGAGGCCGGCGACGCGCTGACCGTCCCCGACCGCTCGCTGGTGGTCCTGGAGAGGACGATCTGA
- a CDS encoding GntR family transcriptional regulator, protein MPPRYRYEQIADDLAERIASGEFPPGSKLPSRRELIEHYGVTEPVIDRAMQVLRIKGMTETLPGVGVFVAE, encoded by the coding sequence GTGCCACCGCGTTACCGCTATGAGCAGATCGCCGACGACCTCGCCGAACGCATCGCGTCCGGCGAGTTCCCGCCGGGCTCCAAGCTGCCCAGCCGGCGAGAGTTGATCGAGCACTACGGGGTCACCGAGCCGGTGATCGACCGCGCGATGCAGGTCCTACGCATCAAGGGAATGACCGAGACACTGCCCGGCGTGGGCGTCTTCGTCGCCGAGTAG
- the treY gene encoding malto-oligosyltrehalose synthase — MPPTPQPGPATSTRVGSTYRVQVRPGFDFDATAGLAGYLADLGVTHLYSAPVLAATPGSQHGYDVVDHRQVNPELGGEAGRQRLLAALRAAGLGLVVDIVPNHAGVARPAANPAWWDVLRRGRDSAYARWFDIDWDRGRLLLPVLADDPAALDDLKVVDGELRYHEHRFPIADGTGDDTPREAHDRQHYELVSWRRGDSELTYRRFFAVADLAGLRVEDPEVFAATHELILRWAEAGEIDGIRVDHPDGLRDPTGYLARLRAAAPAVWLVVEKILEYGEELPAWPVDGTTGYEALAAVSGLFVDPDAEGDFTALDARLVGGHTSWEDLTHDTKLEAATRLLSAELTRLAMLVPELDRHAVRAALAELAAAFDVYRGYPPEGARHLAAARSEAGRRRPDLTGVLDAVTRRLRDPDDELAKRFPQLTGAVMAKGVEDTAFYRWSRFIALNEVGGSPAHFGTPPAEFHRFAAARNVRWPAAMTTISTHDTKRSEDVRARLAVLSELPERWAVQVGSWLARVPLPDPAFAHLLWQTAVGAWPVERERLHAYAEKAAREASTATIWADPDPVFEQAMHDLVDALYDDPALNAELTAFADRITPAGWSNSLGQKLVQLAMPGVPDTYQGTELWDNSLVDPDNRRPVDFGVRKDILARLDAGWHPPVDASGAAKLLVVSRTLRLRRDRPELFTGYRPVPARGLAAQHVVAFDRGGAIAVATRLPVRLAARGGWRGTRLSMSAHSVTDMFTGRVYSGSELLLHDLLSTYPVALLAPTYSVEAAA; from the coding sequence ATGCCCCCCACCCCTCAACCCGGTCCCGCCACGTCGACGAGGGTCGGGTCGACCTACCGCGTGCAGGTCCGCCCCGGCTTCGACTTCGACGCCACCGCCGGGCTCGCCGGCTACCTGGCCGACCTCGGCGTCACCCACCTCTACAGCGCGCCGGTGCTCGCCGCCACCCCCGGCTCGCAGCACGGCTACGACGTGGTCGACCACCGCCAGGTCAACCCCGAGCTGGGCGGCGAGGCCGGCCGGCAGCGCCTCCTCGCCGCGCTGCGGGCCGCCGGGCTGGGCCTGGTCGTGGACATCGTGCCCAACCACGCCGGGGTCGCCCGGCCGGCGGCCAACCCCGCCTGGTGGGACGTGCTGCGCCGGGGCCGCGACTCCGCGTACGCCCGCTGGTTCGACATCGACTGGGACCGGGGCCGGCTGCTGCTGCCGGTGCTCGCCGACGACCCGGCGGCCCTCGACGACCTCAAGGTCGTGGACGGGGAGCTGCGCTACCACGAGCACCGCTTCCCGATCGCCGACGGCACCGGCGACGACACGCCCCGCGAGGCCCACGACCGGCAGCACTACGAGCTGGTGTCCTGGCGGCGCGGCGACAGCGAACTCACGTACCGCCGGTTCTTCGCCGTCGCGGACCTGGCCGGCCTGCGGGTGGAGGACCCGGAGGTCTTCGCCGCCACCCACGAGCTGATCCTGCGCTGGGCGGAGGCCGGGGAGATCGACGGCATCCGCGTCGACCACCCCGACGGGCTGCGCGACCCCACCGGCTACCTGGCCCGGCTCCGCGCCGCCGCGCCCGCCGTGTGGCTGGTCGTGGAGAAGATCCTGGAGTACGGGGAGGAGCTGCCGGCCTGGCCGGTGGACGGCACCACCGGCTACGAGGCACTCGCGGCGGTCTCCGGCCTGTTCGTCGACCCGGACGCCGAGGGGGACTTCACCGCCCTCGACGCCCGCCTCGTCGGCGGGCACACCTCCTGGGAGGACCTCACCCACGACACCAAGCTGGAGGCTGCCACCCGGCTGCTGTCGGCGGAGCTGACCCGGCTCGCCATGCTCGTCCCCGAACTGGACCGGCACGCCGTGCGGGCGGCGCTCGCCGAACTCGCCGCCGCGTTCGACGTCTACCGCGGGTACCCGCCCGAGGGCGCCCGGCACCTCGCCGCCGCCCGCTCCGAGGCCGGCCGGCGGCGACCCGACCTCACCGGAGTGCTGGACGCGGTCACCCGCCGGCTGCGCGACCCGGACGACGAGCTGGCGAAGCGCTTCCCGCAGCTCACCGGCGCGGTGATGGCGAAGGGTGTGGAGGACACGGCCTTCTACCGGTGGAGCCGCTTCATCGCCCTCAACGAGGTCGGCGGCAGCCCCGCCCACTTCGGCACCCCGCCGGCCGAGTTCCACCGCTTCGCCGCCGCCCGCAACGTGCGCTGGCCGGCGGCCATGACCACCATCTCCACCCACGACACCAAGCGGTCGGAGGACGTCCGCGCCCGCCTCGCCGTGCTCAGCGAGCTGCCGGAACGCTGGGCCGTCCAGGTCGGGAGCTGGCTGGCCCGCGTGCCGCTGCCCGACCCGGCCTTCGCCCATCTGCTGTGGCAGACCGCCGTCGGCGCCTGGCCCGTCGAGCGCGAGCGCCTCCACGCGTACGCGGAGAAAGCGGCCCGGGAGGCGTCGACCGCGACCATTTGGGCGGACCCCGACCCGGTCTTCGAGCAGGCGATGCACGACCTGGTCGACGCGCTGTACGACGACCCGGCGCTGAACGCGGAGCTGACCGCCTTCGCCGACCGGATCACCCCGGCCGGCTGGTCCAACTCCCTCGGGCAGAAGCTGGTGCAGCTCGCCATGCCCGGGGTGCCGGACACCTACCAGGGCACCGAGCTGTGGGACAACTCCCTCGTCGACCCGGACAACCGGCGGCCGGTCGACTTCGGCGTACGCAAGGACATACTGGCCCGGCTCGACGCGGGCTGGCATCCTCCGGTCGACGCGTCCGGGGCGGCGAAGCTGCTCGTGGTGTCGCGGACCCTGCGGCTGCGCCGGGACCGCCCGGAGCTGTTCACCGGCTACCGCCCGGTGCCGGCGCGCGGGCTCGCCGCCCAACATGTGGTCGCCTTCGACCGGGGCGGTGCGATCGCCGTCGCCACCCGGCTGCCGGTGCGGCTGGCCGCCCGGGGCGGGTGGCGCGGAACCAGGCTGTCGATGTCCGCTCATTCTGTTACAGACATGTTCACCGGACGGGTCTACAGTGGGTCTGAGCTGCTCCTTCATGATCTGCTGAGCACCTATCCCGTCGCCCTCCTCGCTCCCACCTATTCCGTGGAGGCCGCCGCATGA
- the treZ gene encoding malto-oligosyltrehalose trehalohydrolase: MTEFRVWAPEAARVRLRLFGEADHEMRAGTGGWWRVEVPGAGPGTDYAFLLDDDDYALPDPRSSWQPDGVHGPSRVYSHSAFSWTDSGWTGRQLPGSVLYELHVGTFTPEGTFDGVIAKLDHLVDLGVDMIELLPVNAFNGEHNWGYDGVCWYAPHEPYGGPDGLKRLVDAAHAKGLGVILDVVYNHFGPSGAYAPMFAPYLSEQSNPWGRTVNLDGPHSDGVRRYIIDSVLMWLRDYHVDGLRLDAVHAMPDARATHLLEEMAVEVEALSTHLGRPLSLIAESDLNDPTLITPREAGGYGLHAQWNDDAHHALHTLLTGERQGYYGDFGSLECLTDVLTGGFFHAGTWSSFRQRHHGRPVDRQRVPGHRFVAYLQNHDQIGNRATGERISSTLSPGLLRVGATLLMTAPFTPMLFMGEEWAASTPWQFFTSHPEPELAAAVAAGRKREFASHGWGADAVPDPQDPETFLRSRLDWAELDKPEHREMYEFYRRLIALRKSRPDLTDPRLTAVDVRHGDQFLLMRRGECLVAANLAARPQRITLPGVVRRVLLATGDGVTVMRDRIELPAETAAIVAL, encoded by the coding sequence ATGACCGAGTTCAGGGTGTGGGCGCCCGAAGCCGCCCGGGTGCGGCTGCGCCTCTTCGGCGAGGCCGACCACGAGATGCGCGCCGGCACCGGTGGGTGGTGGCGGGTCGAGGTGCCCGGCGCCGGCCCCGGCACCGACTACGCGTTCCTCCTCGACGACGACGATTACGCCCTGCCCGACCCCCGCTCGTCGTGGCAGCCTGACGGCGTCCACGGCCCGAGCCGGGTCTACTCGCACTCGGCGTTCTCCTGGACCGACTCCGGCTGGACCGGCCGGCAACTGCCCGGCAGCGTCCTGTACGAACTGCACGTCGGCACCTTCACCCCCGAGGGCACCTTCGACGGGGTGATCGCCAAGCTCGACCACCTGGTCGACCTGGGCGTCGACATGATCGAGCTGCTGCCGGTCAACGCCTTCAACGGCGAGCACAACTGGGGCTACGACGGCGTCTGCTGGTACGCGCCGCACGAACCCTACGGCGGGCCGGACGGCCTGAAACGCCTGGTCGATGCGGCCCACGCCAAGGGGCTGGGGGTGATCCTCGACGTCGTCTACAACCATTTCGGGCCCTCCGGGGCCTACGCGCCGATGTTCGCGCCGTACCTCAGCGAGCAGTCGAACCCGTGGGGCCGGACGGTCAACCTCGACGGGCCGCATTCGGACGGGGTGCGCCGCTACATCATCGACTCGGTGCTGATGTGGCTCCGGGACTACCACGTCGACGGCCTGCGCCTGGACGCCGTGCACGCGATGCCGGACGCCCGCGCAACGCATCTGCTGGAGGAGATGGCCGTCGAGGTCGAGGCGCTGTCGACGCACCTGGGCCGGCCGCTGTCGCTGATCGCAGAGTCCGATCTCAACGACCCGACGCTGATCACGCCCCGCGAGGCCGGCGGGTACGGCCTGCACGCCCAGTGGAACGACGACGCCCACCACGCGCTGCACACGCTGCTGACGGGGGAGCGGCAGGGCTACTACGGCGACTTCGGCTCCCTGGAGTGCCTGACCGACGTGCTGACCGGCGGATTCTTCCACGCGGGCACCTGGTCTTCGTTCCGCCAGCGGCACCACGGGCGGCCGGTGGATCGGCAGCGGGTTCCCGGGCACCGGTTCGTGGCCTATTTACAGAACCACGACCAGATCGGGAACCGGGCTACCGGGGAACGGATCTCTTCCACACTTTCGCCTGGGCTGCTGCGGGTGGGGGCGACGTTGCTGATGACGGCGCCGTTCACGCCGATGCTGTTCATGGGGGAGGAGTGGGCTGCTTCGACGCCGTGGCAGTTCTTCACCTCGCATCCGGAGCCGGAGTTGGCTGCTGCGGTGGCTGCTGGTCGTAAGCGCGAGTTCGCTTCGCACGGGTGGGGTGCTGATGCAGTGCCGGATCCGCAGGATCCGGAGACGTTCCTGCGGTCGCGGCTGGACTGGGCGGAGCTGGACAAGCCGGAGCACCGGGAGATGTACGAGTTCTACCGGCGGCTGATCGCGCTGCGGAAGAGCCGGCCGGACCTGACCGACCCGCGGCTGACGGCGGTCGACGTGCGGCACGGGGACCAGTTCCTGCTGATGCGGCGGGGCGAGTGCCTGGTGGCGGCGAACCTTGCCGCCAGGCCGCAGCGGATCACGTTGCCCGGGGTGGTACGGAGGGTGTTGCTGGCCACCGGAGACGGGGTCACGGTGATGCGCGACCGAATCGAGCTACCAGCGGAGACGGCGGCCATCGTGGCGCTATGA
- a CDS encoding ATP-binding protein, which produces MTEVVLAVGEPKIRQFQHKKPIAAIAELVWNGLDANATYVKVELERTLTGAVDRIIVSDNGEGISPSQAEESFREYGDTWKSRQTHTSGHQRILHGQNGEGRLYTLALGEQFAWNSVATVDGRNVRTRITGTRNRPTIWNIEDPTETGDSAGTVVTITVPQGKRHRALESSDAPDNLAARLAFYLKAYPGIKVEYDGVILNPENIIQDVVDLRLELPSEYISESPPIVTFVEWKTRTTDRKMLICNAQGIALAEYGEDWNDPVVSFTPYLRWRGFSDMSVEDIHMLPMTHAVLLHAAEQAIRKHASRRRVEISGQVVEQLKTEGLYPYDTTELSPTQVVERQTFDLVVTVARAALPPRGAPRQLSVNLIQAALERDPSDLHSILDRVLSLSPQERAHLGRLIDDTQLSSIISATNTIVDRLNFIGGLRKLLADPQLRRELREVDQLHPMIAKNLWLFGEEWTLARTEVGLTAVLREHLGRLGQDVALEGDLERVARSDGRSGRVDILLYRGIGDERQNERLIVELKRPTVKVGRQELDQVKSYARAIVEDPQYRGVKCKWKFVLATYEYKDSIKRDIRQRDKPPGLADDQEEYGVWVMHWGEILDAAERKLSFFRKQLEYEATDERVTRYLRESYQEFIPDALQQVPAGEENW; this is translated from the coding sequence ATGACCGAAGTGGTGCTCGCTGTCGGAGAGCCAAAAATACGTCAGTTCCAGCACAAGAAACCTATCGCCGCAATCGCCGAGCTTGTCTGGAATGGCCTAGATGCGAACGCCACCTATGTCAAAGTTGAGCTGGAGCGAACCCTCACCGGGGCTGTCGATCGAATAATCGTCAGCGACAACGGGGAGGGAATTTCCCCAAGCCAGGCCGAAGAGTCGTTCCGGGAGTACGGTGATACCTGGAAATCCAGGCAGACGCACACTAGTGGCCATCAACGTATTCTGCACGGCCAAAATGGCGAAGGCCGTCTGTACACTTTGGCGCTCGGAGAACAATTCGCCTGGAACTCGGTAGCGACGGTTGACGGACGCAATGTTCGAACACGCATTACGGGCACCAGGAACAGGCCGACCATCTGGAACATTGAGGACCCGACCGAGACAGGCGACAGCGCAGGTACGGTAGTCACTATCACGGTCCCCCAAGGCAAGCGCCATCGCGCTCTCGAAAGTTCTGATGCGCCAGACAATCTAGCAGCGCGACTAGCGTTCTACCTGAAAGCCTATCCTGGGATCAAAGTAGAGTATGACGGAGTCATACTGAACCCGGAGAACATCATACAGGACGTGGTGGACCTACGACTGGAGCTGCCCTCCGAGTACATATCCGAATCTCCGCCGATTGTTACCTTCGTCGAGTGGAAGACTCGAACAACTGACCGCAAGATGCTTATCTGCAATGCTCAAGGCATCGCACTTGCCGAGTATGGAGAGGACTGGAACGACCCAGTAGTGTCCTTCACACCGTACCTGCGCTGGCGCGGCTTCAGCGACATGTCCGTCGAAGACATCCATATGCTGCCGATGACTCACGCCGTTTTGCTTCATGCCGCTGAGCAAGCGATCCGAAAGCATGCTTCGCGACGCCGGGTTGAGATTTCGGGCCAGGTCGTGGAGCAATTGAAGACAGAGGGTCTGTACCCTTATGACACAACGGAATTGAGCCCTACGCAGGTTGTCGAACGCCAAACCTTCGACTTGGTGGTAACCGTTGCCCGGGCCGCACTTCCACCTCGTGGAGCCCCTCGTCAACTATCCGTGAACTTGATTCAAGCCGCGCTCGAACGCGATCCGAGCGACCTCCACAGCATCCTCGATCGGGTTCTGTCGCTAAGCCCGCAGGAGCGCGCCCATCTCGGTCGGCTTATCGACGACACTCAACTGTCGAGTATAATTAGCGCAACAAACACAATCGTCGACAGGTTGAACTTCATCGGAGGTTTGCGCAAACTGCTCGCAGATCCTCAACTGCGCCGCGAGCTACGCGAGGTCGATCAGCTCCATCCCATGATTGCCAAGAACCTGTGGCTATTCGGTGAGGAGTGGACCCTCGCCCGGACAGAGGTCGGCCTCACGGCAGTACTCCGAGAACACCTGGGCCGCCTAGGGCAAGACGTGGCCCTAGAAGGTGACCTAGAGAGAGTGGCTCGTAGCGACGGCCGGAGTGGCAGGGTCGACATTCTGCTTTATCGAGGGATCGGCGATGAACGGCAGAATGAACGACTCATCGTTGAGCTGAAACGGCCCACCGTCAAGGTTGGCCGCCAAGAACTCGATCAGGTCAAGTCGTACGCGAGAGCAATCGTCGAGGACCCGCAGTACCGCGGTGTCAAGTGTAAGTGGAAGTTCGTTCTGGCCACTTACGAGTACAAGGATTCGATCAAGCGTGATATTCGGCAGCGCGACAAGCCGCCTGGCCTTGCAGACGATCAAGAGGAGTACGGCGTCTGGGTCATGCACTGGGGGGAGATCCTTGACGCGGCCGAGCGCAAGCTCTCGTTCTTCCGCAAGCAACTCGAGTACGAAGCGACCGATGAGCGGGTGACTCGCTATCTCCGCGAGAGCTACCAGGAATTCATCCCTGATGCCTTGCAACAGGTGCCGGCCGGGGAAGAGAACTGGTAG
- a CDS encoding WD40 repeat domain-containing protein — MTLGGHTGPVRLVTITSDDRRVISGGEDGVRVWDAETGQMLARFAEQAPPVNALAVDANGTWVVTAESDPVARVWEIDGGRLKRKLPGHAATVTAVVASPDGSWIATSSGCTIRLWNASSGTLIAALSGHRGEVTMLAASPDGNWLATAGRDETARMWNTATATLHAVLPSRSGWFSAITFGANSKWLATASGSVVTLWKFLQRERSDTLDTSAGAIVDLKSSPDSSWLVGAGKDAVIRIWSTESNKLIASLGGHSDELTAVQVAPDASWIASTSLDGTVRTWDVSATGEQATPTDSVSSTSVSAAGDGSWIVTTGADHGARLWATDESRFAYDPRNYGLSDAGTPRTISSSAHDAVVVNSNWIATHGTDPKIRLWDQTTNTLRAELALDKDGRTHRQIKAIAGEPTGKWLVALDSEHNLRAWNVRKSPIQGKVLSGALNLRVGLEGVVAFAVRDEFLLIGELDGSLRVWDLESDSARWSASGEGPLTALEILPNKEWIATSSNNDVIALWRIGEEARVKEIATNGIVTSIKTSPDGRYLAATTSRGSLEIFATDTWQRATTMRVDGDLRCCTWIPASQLIATVGLRGLYMFELMTS, encoded by the coding sequence ATGACCCTCGGTGGCCATACGGGACCGGTCCGCCTAGTCACGATCACCTCTGACGACCGACGCGTGATCAGCGGCGGAGAAGACGGCGTTCGCGTGTGGGACGCCGAGACCGGGCAAATGCTGGCCCGCTTCGCGGAACAAGCTCCGCCGGTAAACGCATTGGCCGTCGATGCAAACGGCACCTGGGTAGTCACTGCCGAAAGCGACCCGGTCGCCCGCGTGTGGGAGATCGACGGCGGCAGGTTGAAGCGGAAGCTGCCAGGTCACGCCGCGACGGTCACGGCCGTCGTTGCCTCGCCGGACGGCTCATGGATTGCTACTAGCAGCGGGTGCACCATCCGTCTTTGGAATGCATCGTCCGGCACTCTCATCGCTGCCTTAAGCGGGCATCGCGGAGAAGTTACTATGCTTGCCGCCTCGCCCGACGGAAATTGGCTGGCGACGGCCGGCCGCGACGAAACGGCGCGGATGTGGAACACCGCCACAGCCACTCTACACGCCGTCCTGCCCTCTCGATCTGGCTGGTTTTCTGCAATCACCTTCGGGGCAAATAGTAAATGGCTAGCAACCGCCAGCGGGAGCGTCGTCACTCTTTGGAAATTCCTGCAGAGGGAGAGGTCAGACACGCTTGACACGTCTGCTGGCGCTATCGTCGACCTCAAATCATCGCCGGATTCCTCCTGGCTGGTTGGGGCCGGCAAAGATGCAGTGATCAGAATTTGGAGTACCGAGAGTAACAAATTGATTGCGTCCCTGGGTGGCCACTCCGATGAATTGACAGCGGTCCAAGTTGCGCCCGACGCGTCGTGGATAGCGTCTACCAGCCTCGACGGAACTGTCAGAACATGGGATGTGAGCGCAACAGGCGAGCAAGCCACACCTACGGATAGCGTTAGTTCGACGAGCGTTAGCGCTGCCGGAGACGGCTCATGGATCGTCACGACGGGCGCCGATCATGGTGCCCGCCTTTGGGCGACGGATGAAAGCAGATTCGCCTACGATCCTCGCAACTATGGATTAAGCGACGCGGGCACACCTCGCACCATAAGTAGTTCAGCACATGATGCTGTAGTAGTGAATAGCAACTGGATCGCCACCCACGGAACTGACCCGAAAATCCGACTTTGGGACCAAACCACCAACACGCTGCGCGCCGAGCTAGCCCTCGACAAGGATGGGCGAACCCATCGTCAAATCAAGGCGATCGCGGGCGAGCCGACTGGCAAATGGCTGGTCGCCCTCGACTCCGAGCACAATCTACGTGCCTGGAATGTTCGAAAGTCACCAATCCAAGGAAAGGTTCTGTCAGGCGCATTGAACCTCAGGGTAGGATTGGAAGGAGTTGTAGCGTTCGCAGTGCGCGACGAGTTTCTGCTTATCGGCGAACTTGACGGGTCCTTGCGAGTTTGGGACTTGGAAAGCGACTCGGCTCGATGGTCGGCATCGGGTGAGGGCCCTCTGACGGCCTTGGAGATTTTGCCCAACAAAGAGTGGATTGCCACCTCAAGCAATAACGACGTGATAGCGTTGTGGCGTATAGGTGAAGAGGCGCGGGTGAAGGAGATCGCGACCAACGGCATCGTAACTAGCATCAAGACCTCTCCTGACGGCCGCTACCTAGCAGCCACCACATCCCGCGGCAGCCTAGAGATATTCGCGACTGACACATGGCAGCGGGCGACTACGATGCGAGTCGATGGTGACCTCCGATGCTGCACTTGGATACCGGCCAGTCAGCTAATTGCGACCGTTGGCTTACGCGGCCTATACATGTTCGAACTGATGACTTCGTAG